The following are encoded together in the Planococcus antarcticus DSM 14505 genome:
- a CDS encoding DUF6501 family protein: MIHNEWLEKETTRTVTCKHTDAAKFLVSNVLTAGKEYEVKNETDEFIFVKDNTGKIGGFYKTYFE; the protein is encoded by the coding sequence ATGATTCACAATGAATGGTTGGAAAAAGAGACCACCAGAACAGTAACTTGCAAGCACACAGATGCAGCTAAGTTTTTGGTTTCCAATGTATTGACTGCAGGTAAAGAATACGAAGTGAAGAACGAAACAGATGAATTTATTTTTGTCAAAGATAATACCGGCAAAATCGGCGGATTCTACAAAACATATTTCGAATAA
- a CDS encoding DedA family protein, with amino-acid sequence MDISFFIELVKEYGYFSMFVFNWLLLFGLPIPNEVAAAFSGVMTEISYFKPVYAFLAAYLGLISSNTFAYFIGRSLGHRLLNRLNRTRLKQPISRFSKFLEKHGEWAIAFSFFLPGIRWAMPYVVGANRFPFMRYMLFAYTAGFVWMFIYFNVGRTFPYAYETILEHVQVFLILLSFFVVSVLLLLYLYSNKFAKK; translated from the coding sequence ATGGATATCTCGTTTTTTATTGAATTAGTGAAGGAATATGGCTATTTCAGTATGTTCGTGTTTAATTGGCTGCTGCTGTTCGGGCTGCCGATCCCCAATGAAGTGGCGGCAGCATTTTCAGGAGTTATGACCGAAATCAGCTATTTCAAGCCGGTCTACGCTTTTTTGGCGGCTTATTTGGGGTTGATTTCAAGTAATACATTCGCTTATTTTATCGGTCGCAGCCTAGGGCACCGATTGTTAAACCGCTTGAACCGCACGCGTTTAAAACAGCCAATCAGCCGGTTCAGCAAGTTTTTAGAAAAACACGGGGAATGGGCAATTGCGTTTAGCTTTTTCCTGCCAGGAATCCGTTGGGCTATGCCGTACGTTGTCGGCGCCAATCGTTTTCCATTTATGCGTTATATGCTGTTTGCCTATACTGCAGGATTTGTCTGGATGTTTATTTACTTTAATGTGGGCAGGACCTTTCCTTATGCATACGAGACCATTCTTGAGCATGTACAAGTCTTTTTGATCTTGTTGTCGTTTTTTGTTGTCAGTGTCTTGCTGCTACTTTATCTATATAGTAACAAGTTTGCAAAGAAGTAG
- the odhB gene encoding 2-oxoglutarate dehydrogenase complex dihydrolipoyllysine-residue succinyltransferase, whose protein sequence is MAEIKVPELAESITEGTIAQWLKQPGDTVEKGEFIVELETDKVNVEVISEEAGVVQEHLAQEGDTVEVGQVIAIVGEGSGEAAAPKVEETQKKVEEPAKTEAPATQESVEKDPAAEEQSSSDRTIASPAARKLAREKGIDLAAISPVDPMGRVRVQDVEAHGSKPAASAPAAKAEAPKAAAPSSDEENGRVVREKMTRRRQTIAKRLLEVRQSTAMLTTFNEIDMTNVMALRSRKKDQFLKNNDVKLGFMSFFTKAVTAALKKYPYVNAELDGTDVLLKQFYDVGIAVSTEEGLVVPIVRDTDKKNFAEIEATIGELAKKARDKKLSIADMTGGSFTITNGGVFGSLLSTPILNGTQVGILGMHTIQKRPVAIDDEVQIRPMMYVALSYDHRVIDGSDSVGFLKMVKDMIENPEDLLLES, encoded by the coding sequence GTGGCAGAGATCAAAGTACCAGAATTAGCAGAATCGATTACTGAAGGAACAATCGCTCAGTGGCTTAAACAGCCAGGCGATACAGTTGAAAAGGGAGAATTCATCGTTGAACTAGAAACAGATAAAGTTAACGTTGAAGTCATTTCTGAAGAAGCTGGAGTTGTGCAAGAACATTTAGCGCAAGAAGGCGATACAGTTGAAGTCGGACAAGTTATCGCGATTGTTGGCGAAGGTTCTGGCGAAGCTGCAGCACCTAAAGTAGAAGAAACTCAGAAAAAAGTGGAAGAGCCTGCTAAAACAGAAGCTCCTGCAACTCAAGAATCTGTAGAAAAAGATCCAGCAGCTGAAGAGCAATCTTCTTCTGACCGGACAATCGCAAGTCCAGCGGCACGCAAATTGGCACGCGAAAAAGGAATCGATCTTGCTGCTATTTCTCCAGTAGATCCAATGGGCCGTGTTCGCGTCCAGGACGTTGAAGCTCACGGATCGAAACCTGCAGCATCTGCGCCGGCTGCAAAAGCAGAAGCGCCAAAAGCTGCTGCGCCTTCTTCTGATGAAGAAAATGGGCGTGTTGTTCGTGAAAAAATGACAAGACGCCGTCAAACCATTGCAAAACGTCTTCTTGAAGTAAGACAATCCACTGCAATGTTGACAACGTTTAATGAAATCGATATGACGAACGTTATGGCATTACGGAGCCGTAAAAAAGATCAATTCCTTAAAAATAACGATGTCAAACTTGGCTTTATGTCATTCTTCACAAAAGCAGTAACTGCTGCTTTGAAAAAATACCCATATGTTAACGCTGAATTAGATGGAACTGATGTTTTACTAAAACAGTTTTATGACGTAGGTATTGCTGTTTCAACTGAAGAGGGACTTGTTGTTCCGATCGTTCGCGATACGGACAAGAAAAACTTTGCAGAAATTGAAGCAACAATCGGTGAACTTGCTAAAAAAGCACGCGACAAGAAACTTTCGATTGCAGATATGACAGGCGGTTCTTTCACAATTACTAATGGTGGAGTCTTTGGATCACTGCTTTCTACACCGATATTGAATGGTACACAAGTGGGTATTCTTGGAATGCACACAATTCAAAAACGTCCAGTAGCAATTGACGATGAGGTTCAAATTCGTCCGATGATGTACGTTGCTCTTTCATATGATCACCGTGTAATTGATGGAAGCGATTCTGTTGGTTTCTTGAAGATGGTCAAAGATATGATCGAAAACCCAGAGGATCTACTGTTGGAATCTTAA
- a CDS encoding 2-oxoglutarate dehydrogenase E1 component, whose protein sequence is MSSNYSDTKSPWSSITGPNLGYIMEMYDLYQESPELLDPEYVELFKQYGPPAEVSTNQQTSAVKTVEPNNFEKVIAAVHLAEAIRAHGHLASDIYPLKDQPKDTSRVESSTYDLSDQDLKEVPVSLLLNNAPSNIKNGLEAIDYLKSLYTDKVAFEFSHVVQPQERSWLQEKIEAGAVKPTLDADKKKQVLDLLTRVEGFEKFVHRTFVGQKRFSIEGVDSLVVLMDELVQLSESAGTKDIMIGMAHRGRLNVLTHILNKPYEMMFAGFAHIGDDAFLPEDGSLQITKGWFGDVKYHMGAAYKSANGTSVKLAYNPSHLEIVSPIVAGQTRAAQELTDQTGIAKIDPKKSYAILVHGDAAFPGQGIVTETLNFSRVRGYQTGGSIHVIANNLIGFTTEQFDSRSTHYSSDPAKGFEVPVIHVNADEPEAVVAVARLAFEYREKFGKDVLIDLIGYRRYGHNEMDEPLVTNPTMYHGIHQHDTVREIYGKQLAAEKVLSEEDVKNLDTDTQKEMQEAYDKVKENKSADFPKLEIPEAVLNGFPEVPTGVDKDVLTQMNEELLSWPSDFSAFGKLARILKRREDPFNDKGKIDWAHAETLAFGSILQDGNPIRLTGQDAQRGTFAHRHLVLHDDKNGNELVPLHHISDAKASFVVYNSPLSEASVLGFEYGYNVENEKALVIWEAQYGDFANMAQMIFDQFISAGRAKWGQKSGLVMLLPHGYEGQGPEHSSARLERHLQMAAENNWTVANLSSAANYFHILRRQAKMLGEESIRPLIIVSPKSLLRHPMVGADLTDLTEGHFETIIEQPNMGKDAKKVTRVLFASGKMAIDLAERVKDGKGYEWAHIVRVEQLYPFPADKIKAIVDRYPNAKELAWVQEEPQNMGSWTFADPYLRELSDDKEVKYFGRVHRQSPAEGDGEAHKVEQARIIDEALAKL, encoded by the coding sequence ATGTCTAGCAATTATTCAGATACAAAATCCCCGTGGAGTTCCATTACAGGCCCCAACCTGGGATACATAATGGAGATGTATGACCTGTATCAAGAATCACCGGAATTGCTTGATCCAGAATACGTTGAACTTTTTAAGCAATACGGACCCCCAGCTGAAGTTTCAACGAACCAACAAACTTCAGCTGTAAAAACTGTGGAACCTAATAATTTCGAAAAAGTTATAGCTGCTGTTCATTTGGCTGAAGCGATTCGTGCACATGGCCACCTAGCATCGGATATTTATCCGCTTAAGGATCAACCAAAAGACACTTCACGTGTGGAGTCTTCAACATATGATCTCAGCGATCAGGATTTGAAGGAAGTACCGGTATCTTTGCTTCTGAATAATGCACCAAGCAATATAAAGAATGGCTTGGAAGCTATTGATTATTTAAAATCGCTTTATACAGATAAAGTTGCTTTTGAATTTTCGCATGTGGTCCAGCCGCAGGAACGAAGCTGGCTGCAGGAAAAGATTGAAGCAGGTGCTGTCAAACCGACATTGGATGCAGACAAAAAGAAACAGGTTCTTGACTTGCTGACACGTGTAGAAGGCTTTGAAAAATTTGTGCATCGCACATTTGTTGGACAAAAGCGCTTCTCAATTGAAGGTGTCGATTCATTGGTGGTATTGATGGACGAACTTGTTCAGCTATCCGAATCAGCGGGAACCAAAGATATAATGATCGGGATGGCGCATCGCGGTCGTTTAAATGTGCTTACGCATATCTTGAATAAACCGTATGAAATGATGTTTGCCGGCTTTGCACATATTGGAGATGATGCTTTTCTTCCTGAAGATGGCTCGCTTCAAATCACGAAAGGCTGGTTTGGTGACGTAAAATACCATATGGGAGCTGCTTATAAATCTGCAAATGGGACGAGTGTTAAACTGGCTTATAACCCTTCACATTTGGAAATTGTTAGTCCGATTGTGGCTGGGCAGACTCGTGCTGCACAGGAACTCACTGATCAAACGGGTATAGCGAAGATAGATCCGAAAAAATCTTACGCCATTCTTGTACACGGGGATGCGGCATTTCCTGGACAGGGTATCGTAACCGAAACCTTAAACTTTAGCCGTGTTAGAGGCTATCAAACAGGTGGATCAATTCACGTCATCGCGAACAATTTGATCGGCTTTACAACGGAACAATTCGATTCCAGATCGACTCACTATTCTTCTGATCCTGCAAAAGGGTTTGAAGTGCCGGTTATCCATGTTAACGCCGATGAGCCTGAAGCTGTCGTTGCTGTTGCCCGGTTGGCATTTGAGTACCGTGAGAAATTCGGCAAAGATGTGCTAATCGATTTAATTGGTTACCGTCGCTACGGACATAATGAAATGGATGAGCCTTTGGTGACGAACCCGACAATGTACCATGGCATTCATCAGCATGATACGGTTCGTGAAATTTATGGAAAACAATTGGCAGCGGAAAAAGTTTTATCTGAAGAGGATGTTAAAAACCTTGATACAGATACGCAAAAAGAAATGCAGGAAGCTTATGACAAAGTTAAGGAAAACAAATCTGCAGATTTCCCGAAACTTGAGATTCCTGAAGCCGTCTTGAATGGTTTTCCTGAAGTGCCGACGGGCGTCGATAAAGATGTTCTGACGCAGATGAACGAAGAATTATTGTCATGGCCAAGTGATTTCTCTGCCTTCGGCAAGTTGGCGCGAATTTTGAAGCGTCGTGAAGACCCGTTCAATGATAAAGGCAAGATCGATTGGGCACATGCTGAAACGCTTGCCTTCGGGTCGATTTTGCAAGACGGTAATCCGATTCGATTGACTGGCCAAGATGCGCAGCGTGGCACATTTGCTCACCGCCATCTTGTTCTGCATGATGATAAAAATGGCAATGAACTTGTACCTCTGCACCACATCTCAGATGCTAAGGCATCGTTTGTTGTTTACAACAGCCCACTCAGTGAAGCATCCGTACTGGGCTTTGAGTATGGCTATAATGTAGAAAATGAAAAGGCGCTGGTTATCTGGGAAGCGCAATATGGTGATTTCGCCAACATGGCCCAAATGATCTTTGATCAATTTATTTCTGCTGGACGCGCAAAATGGGGTCAGAAATCCGGATTAGTTATGCTGTTGCCTCATGGCTATGAAGGGCAAGGACCTGAGCATTCAAGCGCTCGCTTGGAAAGACATTTGCAAATGGCTGCTGAAAACAACTGGACAGTTGCAAATCTTTCTAGTGCAGCGAACTATTTCCACATTTTACGCCGCCAGGCCAAAATGCTTGGAGAAGAGTCGATTCGTCCGTTAATTATTGTCTCTCCAAAATCCTTGCTGCGCCATCCAATGGTCGGCGCAGACCTAACTGATTTGACGGAAGGACATTTCGAAACAATCATCGAACAGCCAAACATGGGCAAAGATGCGAAAAAAGTAACACGTGTTCTTTTTGCAAGCGGCAAAATGGCAATTGATCTGGCAGAACGAGTGAAAGATGGAAAAGGCTACGAATGGGCGCATATCGTCCGCGTCGAGCAACTGTATCCATTTCCGGCTGATAAGATCAAAGCTATCGTTGACCGTTATCCAAATGCCAAAGAGTTGGCTTGGGTACAAGAAGAGCCACAAAACATGGGTTCATGGACATTTGCAGATCCATACCTGCGTGAATTGTCAGATGACAAAGAAGTGAAATACTTCGGGCGCGTCCATCGTCAAAGCCCTGCAGAAGGTGATGGAGAAGCACATAAAGTAGAACAAGCTCGCATTATTGACGAAGCATTAGCTAAATTGTAG